A single Pyxicephalus adspersus chromosome 8, UCB_Pads_2.0, whole genome shotgun sequence DNA region contains:
- the NRDC gene encoding nardilysin isoform X2 produces the protein MAAAGQTGSDSSDDEEEEEDDDDDDDEDDEEDDSEEDSEEEEESDEEEEEEEDEHEESDSMHSREKKGCTEKLSAAALCIGVGSFSDPEDLPGLAHFLEHMVFMGSEKYPDENGFDAFLKKHGGSDNASTDCERTIFQFDVQRKHFKEALDRWAQFFIAPLMVRDAIDREVQAVDSEYELARPSDSNRKEMLFGSLAKPGHPMGKFFWGNAQTLKYKPQEKNIDTHARLKEFYRTYYSAHFMTLAVQSNETLDTLEEWVREIFSKIPSNGLQKPDFSHLTEPFDTPGFNSLYRVVPIKKVHALTITWALPPQEKYYKVKPLHYISWLIGHEGKGSVLSLLRKKCWALALFGGNSETGFEQNTTYSVFSISITLTDAGYEHFYEVSHIVFQYIKMLQQLGPQERIFQEIQKIEANEFRYQEQTDPIEFVENICENMQLFPKEDFLTGDQLLFEYHPDVVAEALRCLTPEKANLLLLSPANEGKCDLKEKWFGTQYSVEDISAQWKDLWATDFPLNPDLHHPAENKFIATDFTLKTSDCPDTEYPEKIVSNEQGCLWYKKDNKFKIPKAYMRFHLISPLIQQSPENLVLFDIFVNILAHTLAEPAYEADVAQLEYKLVAGEHGLVIKVKGFNHKLPLLFELIIDHLADFRASPDVFEMITQQLKKTYFNLLIKPEKLGKDVRLLILEHNRWSMIEKYRTILNDVSLEQLNSFVDQFKSRLYVEGLVQGNFTSKESAEFLNYVKSKLQYQPLEQNTPVQFQVVELPTAHHLCKIKSLNKGDTNSEVTVYYQSGAKNLWEYTLMELLVMHMEEPCFDFLRTKQTLGYHVYPTCRNTSGILGFSVTVESQANKYNSEVVDKKIEEFLVCFGEKINNLADEAFKTQVKALIKLKECEDTHLGEEVDRNWGEVLTQQYLFDRLEHEINALKTFKKTDMTKWFQDHRGCDRRVLSVHVVGFGEKEPDSVPSQTPAGEPESSYGDITSLTFLPPSPLMADAVPITDIRSFISNLKLLPYHKIIK, from the exons ATGGCAGCCGCCGGTCAAACTGGTTCCGATTCTTCtgatgatgaagaagaagaagaagatgatgatgatgatgacgatgaagATGACGAAGAAGATGACTCTGAGGAAGACAGTGAGGAAGAAGAAGAATCtgatgaagaggaggaagaagaagaggatgaACATGAAGAATCAGACAGCATGCATTCGAGAGAAAAGAAAGGCTGTACAGAAAAGCTG TCTGCAGCTGCACTTTGCATTGGAGTAGGAAGTTTCAGTGATCCAGAGGACCTTCCAGGATTAGCGCACTTCTTGGAACATA TGGTGTTTATGGGCAGTGAGAAATACCCAGATGAGAATGGTTTTGATGCTTTCCTTAAAAAACATGGCGGCAGTGACAACGCCTCCACTGACTGTGAACGCACCATCTTCCAGTTTGATGTACAACGGAAACATTTCAAAGAGGCTTTGGATCG ATGGGCACAGTTCTTCATTGCACCACTGATGGTTAGAGATGCCATTGACCGAGAAGTGCAGGCTGTGGATAGCG AATATGAGCTTGCTCGACCTTCAGACTCTAATCGGAAAGAGATGCTTTTCGGAAGTTTGGCAAAGCCTGGTCATCCAATGGGCAAATTCTTCTGGG GTAATGCACAGACTTTGAAATATAAACCTCAAGAAAAGAATATAGACACACATGCTCGCCTCAAAGAATTCTACAGAACCTACTACTCTGCTCATTTTATGACCCTGGCTGTACAGTCTAATG AGACCTTGGATACTCTAGAAGAATGGGTACGAGAGATCTTCAGCAAGATTCCTTCCAA cgGTCTACAAAAGCCAGATTTTAGCCACCTGACTGAACCATTTGACACCCCAGGCTTTAATTCCCTTTATAGAG TTGTCCCAATTAAAAAGGTTCACGCTTTGACTATAACATGGGCCCTGCCTCCTCAGGAAAAATATTACAA GGTCAAACCTCTTCACTACATTTCATGGCTTATTGGACATGAGGGTAAAGGCAGTGTTCTCTCTTTGTTGCGTAAAAA GTGTTGGGCTCTGGCTCTGTTTGGGGGTAACAGTGAAACTGGATTTGAGCAGAACACAACATATTCAGTCTTTAGCATTTCCATAACACTGACAGATGCTGGATATGAACACTTCTATGAG gtCAGTCACATTGTGTTCCAGTATATCAAAATGCTTCAGCAGCTGGGTCCACAAGAAAG gattttcCAGGAAATTCAGAAGATTGAGGCCAATGAGTTTCGCTATCAAGAACAG ACTGATCCTATTGAATTTGTGGAGAATATTTGTGAAAACATGCAACTATTTCCAAAAGAAGATTTCCTGACTGGTGACCAGCTGCTCTTTGAATACCACCCTGAT GTAGTTGCAGAAGCTCTTCGATGCCTTACTCCTGAGAAAGCAAATCTTCTGCTTCTTTCTCCTGCCAATGAGGGCAAGTGCGATCTGAAGGAGAAATGGTTTGGCACTCAGTATAGTGTTGAAG acataagTGCACAATGGAAAGATCTGTGGGCCACCGATTTCCCATTAAATCCAGATCTCCACCATCCAGCAGAAAACAAGTTCATAG CCACTGATTTCACTCTGAAGACTTCTGACTGCCCAGACACAGAGTATCCGGAGAAGATTGTGAGCAATGAACAGGGCTGTCTGTGGTATAAGAAGGACAACAAGTTTAAGATACCCAAAG cgtATATGCGCTTCCATCTCATCTCTCCATTAATCCAGCAGTCACCTGAAAA CTTGGTTCTGTTTGACATTTTTGTCAATATTCTGGCTCACACACTGGCGGAACCTGCCTATGAAGCAGATGTCGCCCAGCTTGAATATAAACTAGTGGCGGGAGAACATGGCCTGGTCATCAAAGTGAAGGGGTTCAACCACAAACTTCCT CTTCTCTTTGAATTGATCATTGACCACCTGGCAGACTTCAGAGCTTCTCCTGATGTTTTTGAAATGATCACACAGCAGCTGAAAAAGACCTACTTCAATCTCCTTATAAAACCAGAGAAACTGGGCAA AGACGTTCGCCTCCTCATCCTGGAACATAATCGTTGGTCAATGATTGAGAAATACAGGACCATTCTAAACGATGTGAGCTTGGAGCAGCTGAATTCCTTTGTAGACCAGTTCAAGTCCCGTCTTTATGTGGAGGGATTGGTACAAGGTAACTTTACTAGTAAG gaGTCTGCAGAATTCTTGAATTATGTTAAAAG TAAACTGCAGTATCAGCCTTTGGAACAGAATACTCCTGTACAGTTCCAGGTTGTAGAGCTTCCAACAGCGCATCACTTATGTAAAATCAAGTCTCTGAATAAAGGAGATACAAACTCGGAGGTCACTGTGTACTACCAG TCTGGTGCTAAGAATTTATGGGAATACACACTGATGGAACTTTTGGTG ATGCATATGGAAGAACCATGCTTTGATTTCCTGAGGACAAAGCAGACTTTGGG gtacCATGTGTATCCAACCTGCAGAAACACATCTGGAATTTTGGGATTTTCAGTCACAGTGGAATCACAAGCAAACAAATACAA ctCTGAAGTGGTAGACAAGAAAATAGAAGaatttcttgtttgttttggaGAAAAAATCAACAATTTGGCTGATGAAGCTTTTAAAACACAG GTAAAGGCTTTGATAAAACTGAAGGAGTGCGAGGACACCCACCTCGGAGAGGAAGTGGACAGGAACTGGGGGGAAGTGCTCACTCAGCAGTATCTTTTTGACCGCTTGGAACATGAG aTCAACGCCTTGAAGACCTTTAAAAAGACAGACATGACGAAGTGGTTCCAGGATCATCGGGGGTGTGACAGGAGGGTGCTAAGTGTACAT